From one Musa acuminata AAA Group cultivar baxijiao chromosome BXJ2-6, Cavendish_Baxijiao_AAA, whole genome shotgun sequence genomic stretch:
- the LOC135613621 gene encoding transcription repressor OFP3-like produces MGKNRFKLSDMLPYAWFYKLKFMSLRGRRDHSMSQSTKRSQPAPTPLPPPQARILPSRASCYVSSRSQAEKSIEPPRKSKRRSRRETVADPSDNIKLVTSSVSAGCSCRVWKTESISVFPARAAAPESPPHLRDPYVDRDHGYPCNTNAIDRLSFDRVASWSRFDCRFTSSASDITIDVGRRASDELSELELPPIATKPSKDESDPTKFQDKTVVGKVVSHRNASAKRSSPGLHRLRTRGNSPRLACKKLRPRCNRRSGTSTAPAAMQKGKGLSGSFAVVKSSSDPRRDFRDSMVEMIVENNIRASKDLEELLACYLSLNSDEYHGVIVAVFEQIWFELTSLNL; encoded by the coding sequence ATGGGAAAGAACAGGTTCAAGCTCTCTGACATGCTGCCGTATGCTTGGTTCTACAAGCTCAAGTTCATGAGCCTCAGAGGAAGAAGAGATCACAGCATGTCACAGTCCACCAAGAGAAGCCAGCCTGCACCCACGCCCTTGCCGCCTCCACAGGCAAGGATCCTCCCCAGCAGAGCCTCATGCTATGTCTCCAGCAGATCACAAGCAGAGAAGTCCATCGAGCCACCAAGGAAATCCAAGAGGAGGAGCAGAAGAGAGACCGTGGCGGATCCCAGCGACAACATCAAGCTGGTCACCTCCTCCGTCTCTGCCGGCTGCAGCTGCAGGGTGTGGAAGACCGAGTCCATCTCTGTGTTCCCTGCGCGGGCGGCCGCTCCCGAGAGCCCGCCGCACCTGCGAGACCCCTACGTCGATCGTGATCACGGATATCCGTGCAACACCAACGCCATCGATCGGCTCAGCTTCGATCGTGTCGCCTCGTGGTCACGCTTCGACTGCAGGTTCACCTCCTCCGCCAGCGACATCACCATCGACGTGGGCCGCAGAGCCTCCGACGAGCTCTCGGAGTTGGAACTCCCTCCGATCGCCACAAAGCCCAGCAAGGACGAATCTGACCCGACAAAATTCCAAGACAAGACTGTGGTGGGAAAGGTGGTGAGCCATCGCAACGCTTCAGCAAAGAGGTCATCGCCGGGGCTTCACCGGCTCCGGACGCGAGGAAACTCCCCGCGGCTGGCCTGCAAGAAGCTTCGACCTCGCTGCAACCGGAGGAGCGGCACGTCGACAGCGCCGGCGGCGATGCAGAAAGGCAAGGGCTTATCCGGCAGCTTTGCAGTCGTCAAATCGTCGTCGGACCCTCGGAGGGACTTCAGGGACTCCATGGTGGAGATGATAGTGGAGAACAACATCCGGGCATCGAAAGATTTGGAAGAACTGCTCGCCTGCTATCTGTCTCTGAATTCCGACGAGTACCACGGTGTGATCGTCGCGGTGTTCGAGCAAATTTGGTTTGAACTGACAAGCTTAAATCTGTAG